Genomic DNA from Hugenholtzia roseola DSM 9546:
ACCTGCGGCAATGGCTTTAATCTGGTCGCGGTCGCCGCCTTTGGGTTCGCGTGCCATATTTGCGACAACCCCCTTCGCCCATTTTTCTGCCGCTTCTTCGCCGCTGCTGGCAAGGATAGAAGCCATAAGCGACTGATTGTAAGGATTTTCCGAAGAGCGAATCAAAAGTTTGCCTTTCCATTTGGCATCTGCCAAATTTTCATAGTTGAAGGTGCTATCCAAATTGTGTTTCTTTTTGTCAAAAACAATTACACGCGCCCGCGTCGTAAGGGCAAACCATTGATTATCAGCATCACGCAAATAGGCAGGCACTTGGCTATTGAGCGTTTCGGAAACCAAAGGCTGCAAAAGTCCCTTCATCTTGGCACGCTGCAATCTGCCTGCGTCGGCGGTAATAAACAAGTCGGCAGGCGAGTCTGCACCCTCCATTTCCATTTTGTTCATCAATTCATCGGCAGAAGCCTTCACCACATTCACCTTGATACCTGTGCGCTCCTCAAAAATTTTATAGAGCGAATCGTCAGAAGCATAGTGTCTTTGCGAATACAGATTGACAACCTTTGCCGAGTCTTTTTTCTCCTCTACTACCTGATTTTCAGTACCTTGTCCTTCTTTCTTCTGACAAGACATCATACCCAAAAGAAGCGAAAGAACGGTAAGCAAGGGTAAAAAGACCTTAGACTTTTTGAAGTGTAACATATACGAGTGGGGTTAGAATGAAAAGACTTATTTAGAATGATTTTAAATAAAACACAAAGGTAGGGCTTCTCTTTTTAAAAACAAACCCAAACGAGGCAAAAAGCCGCGAAAAAGTCAATAAAAAACTAACAGATCTCAAAGAACTGTTAGTTTTTGGTTTTTGGTCGTTTGTGGGACACAAACAACGGCGAAACAACGGCGAACATTTTTCAGATACTTTTGTTTTTGGTCTTATTTATTGCAACCAACTCTCTATTTCTTCTTTGGTGGCAGCTTTGATGTCTAATTTCATTTTTTTACGCATACCGCCAATATCGTTTAGAAGTTTGGAAGCGGAGGCTTTTTTGAGTTCTTCTATGGTTAGAAAGCCCAACTTTTGAAGAATGGGAATTAGCTCCTCTCTGATGCCAAGTGCAGTGTAGTCTTCTTTTTTGGCTACTTGGGGCTGTTTTTCAGGGCGCATTTGGGGGAAAAACAAAACATCTTGAATAGAAGGTTGATTGGTCATTAACATCGTAAGCCTATCCATACCGATACCCATACCCGAAGTAGGGGGCATACCGTACTCTAAGGCGCGAAGGAAGTCCAAATCAATACGCATTGCCTCATCATCACCTGCGTGCAGAAGTCCCATCTGCTCTTCAAAACGCTCGCGCTGGTCTATGGGGTCGTTTAGCTCGGAATAGGCATTGCAAAGTTCTTTTCCATTGACCATTAACTCAAAACGCTCCGTTAGGGTAGGGTCGTTACGGTGCTTTTTACAAAGTGGCGACATCTCCAAAGGATAATCTGTAATGAAGGTAGGCTGTATGTAATGTTTTTCGGCATATTCACCAAAAATTTCATCAATGAGCTTGCCTTTGCCCATACTTTCGTCCGTTTCTATCTTCAATTTCTGACAAACTTCTCTTAATTGAGCAATGTCCATTTTAGAAATATCAATACCCGTATGTTCTTCTATTGCCTGATACATCGTAACGCGACGATAAGGGGCTTTGAAATCGATGATTTTATCGCCTACCTGCACCTGCGTTGTGCCGTGTACATCTAAGGCTACTTTTTCGAGCATTTGTTCGGTAAATTCCATCATCCAATTATAGTCTTTGTAGGCTACATAGATTTCCATTACCGTAAATTCGGGGTTGTGGGTTCTATCCATACCCTCATTTCGGAAGTCTTTGGCAAATTCATAAACGCCTTCAAACCCCCCTACAATAAGCCTTTTGAGATACAATTCGTTTGCGATACGCAAATAAAGCGGCATATCTAAGGCGTTGTGATGGGTAGTGAAAGGACGCGCAGCCGCCCCTCCAGGAATGGCTTGTAAGATAGGCGTTTCTACTTCTAAATAGCCTTTGTCATTAAAAAATTGACGCAAGGATTGAAATATTTGTGTGCGCTTTCTAAAAACCTCCTTCACCTGCGGATTGACCACCAAATCTACATAACGCTGACGGTATCGCAATTCGGGGTCTGAAAATTCGTCGTAGCGCACGACATTTCCAGCCTCATCTTTGCTTTCTTTTACAATCGGAAGCGGACGTAAGGTTTTGGCTAAAACCGTCAATTTTTGTACGTGCAGCGTGGTTTCTCCTAATTGTGTTTTGAAAATAAACCCTTTGACTCCTATAAAATCGCCAATGTCTAATAGCTTTTTAAAGACTGTATTGTAAAGTGTCTTATCTTCTTGGAGACAAATATCATCACGGCGTACATAAATCTGCATTCTGCCCTTGCTATCCTGAATTTCGGCAAAGGAGGCACTGCCTTGAATACGGAAGCTCATTATTCTGCCTGCCATACAAACCGATTCAAACTTTTGAGGTTCTTTTTCGCCCTCTGCTTCAAATTTTCGCTTTATATCTTCGGAATAATCAGATACGGGATAGAGTGCCGCAGGATAAGGCTCAATGCCCAATTTGCGAAGCTCCTCGAGCTTGCCTCGGCGCAACATTTCTTGTTCGCTCAGAATTTGCATAGAATAGAGATTGATTTTTTTTTATCTAAAAGGCAAAGGTAAGGCGAAAAAATGATAGCCGCAAATTATTTTTTAGTCCTCTGAAACCGTCGACGAGGCTGTTAGCCGTCGGCGAGGTTTTTTGTTTTTAAACTGTAGCGCGAAGCTCCAGCTTCGCACATCTATAGAAAACCTATCTTGTCCCTGTATTGGTGTGGGAAGATGACATTTTCCCTCATTTTCGACCACCCAAAACGATAAATGGTTTTGTAACCTGCTATTTTTTGTTTATTTTTGTGTAAGGCATCTTGATGATAAAGGCAAACTTTACCAGTCTAATTTTATATGATTTATAGCTATTTTTTTGAAATATCATACCTTACACCCAAACGGCAAAAATATCCTTCCCTTTGTGGTGTATCCATTCTTCGCGCCAAGAGGGTTTTTCCCTATCATCAAATATCAAGAGCCAGCCTTTGATAGCACCCTGAATCTCCAAATAATTCACAAGTTGCTCCAAACCCCTTTGGTGAGAGGCTTCACCACGCCAAATTTTAAGCTCGACGA
This window encodes:
- a CDS encoding Fe(3+) ABC transporter substrate-binding protein; the encoded protein is MLHFKKSKVFLPLLTVLSLLLGMMSCQKKEGQGTENQVVEEKKDSAKVVNLYSQRHYASDDSLYKIFEERTGIKVNVVKASADELMNKMEMEGADSPADLFITADAGRLQRAKMKGLLQPLVSETLNSQVPAYLRDADNQWFALTTRARVIVFDKKKHNLDSTFNYENLADAKWKGKLLIRSSENPYNQSLMASILASSGEEAAEKWAKGVVANMAREPKGGDRDQIKAIAAGEGEIAVVNSYYLAQMLKDQDEEVRKAAEMVGVCFPNQSNRGTHINISGAGIAKNAPNLENARLLLEFLTSAEAQATYANSECEFPLIEGSDITKNHPILKDWNFKADKENLQKLGEFQEKAILLFDKVMWK
- the lysS gene encoding lysine--tRNA ligase, whose protein sequence is MQILSEQEMLRRGKLEELRKLGIEPYPAALYPVSDYSEDIKRKFEAEGEKEPQKFESVCMAGRIMSFRIQGSASFAEIQDSKGRMQIYVRRDDICLQEDKTLYNTVFKKLLDIGDFIGVKGFIFKTQLGETTLHVQKLTVLAKTLRPLPIVKESKDEAGNVVRYDEFSDPELRYRQRYVDLVVNPQVKEVFRKRTQIFQSLRQFFNDKGYLEVETPILQAIPGGAAARPFTTHHNALDMPLYLRIANELYLKRLIVGGFEGVYEFAKDFRNEGMDRTHNPEFTVMEIYVAYKDYNWMMEFTEQMLEKVALDVHGTTQVQVGDKIIDFKAPYRRVTMYQAIEEHTGIDISKMDIAQLREVCQKLKIETDESMGKGKLIDEIFGEYAEKHYIQPTFITDYPLEMSPLCKKHRNDPTLTERFELMVNGKELCNAYSELNDPIDQRERFEEQMGLLHAGDDEAMRIDLDFLRALEYGMPPTSGMGIGMDRLTMLMTNQPSIQDVLFFPQMRPEKQPQVAKKEDYTALGIREELIPILQKLGFLTIEELKKASASKLLNDIGGMRKKMKLDIKAATKEEIESWLQ